In Entomomonas moraniae, one DNA window encodes the following:
- the allE gene encoding (S)-ureidoglycine aminohydrolase: MGYLNNQTGYPKDILASRSFVKYGNCALLEPNGLVKNVIPGFENCDITIMGSPKMGASFVDYLVTMQPNGKNAKGFGGGEIETFVYVIEGKIKAAADKDVHTLEKGGYLYCPAGVKMFLENDNGNNNSKLFLYKRKYVPIEGYSARVIADNIKNVEEIEYEGMKNVIIQNFLPAELGFDMNIHILNFKMGGSHGYIETHVQEHGALILSGKGMYNLDNQWLPVKEGDYLFMGSYSLQVAYAVGEEDFSYIYSKDCHRDIEL, encoded by the coding sequence ATGGGTTATTTAAATAATCAAACTGGCTATCCAAAAGATATTTTAGCCAGCCGTTCTTTCGTTAAATATGGTAACTGTGCTCTTTTAGAGCCTAATGGTTTAGTTAAGAATGTGATCCCAGGATTTGAAAACTGTGATATCACTATTATGGGCTCACCAAAAATGGGCGCAAGCTTTGTCGATTACCTTGTTACTATGCAACCTAATGGCAAAAATGCTAAAGGTTTTGGTGGCGGTGAAATCGAAACATTTGTGTATGTGATTGAAGGCAAAATCAAAGCAGCTGCTGACAAAGACGTTCATACGTTAGAAAAAGGTGGATATCTTTACTGCCCTGCTGGCGTAAAAATGTTCCTAGAAAATGATAATGGCAACAATAACAGTAAGCTATTTCTTTACAAACGTAAATATGTTCCTATCGAAGGATATTCTGCTCGCGTAATTGCTGATAACATCAAAAATGTTGAAGAAATTGAATACGAAGGCATGAAGAATGTAATCATTCAAAACTTCCTCCCAGCTGAACTAGGTTTTGATATGAACATTCATATCCTTAACTTTAAAATGGGTGGTTCTCATGGTTATATTGAAACCCACGTACAAGAACATGGTGCATTAATCCTTTCAGGTAAAGGTATGTACAATCTAGATAATCAATGGCTACCTGTTAAAGAAGGTGATTACCTTTTCATGGGTTCTTACTCTCTTCAAGTTGCCTATGCTGTAGGCGAAGAAGACTTTAGCTATATCTACTCAAAAGATTGTCATCGTGACATTGAGCTATAA
- a CDS encoding NUDIX hydrolase: MRFLPHVTVATIVEDQGHFLMVEEVKNNKNVLNQPAGHLERDETLLAAARREALEETAWEIELTGVVGIYLFTADNGINYQRVCFSASPILHHPNRPLDEGIVRAVWLTREELTNRQSQWRNPLIMACIDDYLAGHIYPLSIIR, encoded by the coding sequence ATGCGCTTTTTACCACATGTTACAGTTGCAACCATTGTCGAAGATCAAGGTCATTTTTTAATGGTCGAAGAAGTAAAAAACAATAAAAACGTATTAAACCAACCCGCAGGGCATCTTGAACGAGATGAGACATTACTCGCTGCGGCACGCCGCGAAGCTTTAGAAGAAACGGCATGGGAGATTGAGCTAACAGGTGTCGTGGGTATTTACTTATTTACAGCCGATAATGGCATAAATTATCAACGGGTTTGTTTTAGCGCCAGCCCCATATTACACCACCCCAATAGACCATTAGATGAAGGTATTGTCAGAGCTGTTTGGCTAACACGAGAAGAGCTCACAAACAGACAAAGTCAATGGCGTAATCCATTGATCATGGCCTGTATCGATGATTATTTAGCAGGACATATTTATCCATTAAGCATTATTCGTTGA
- a CDS encoding MFS transporter → MNTEGSLKQTTGMSYWMKLIIVLCLGWTVMWIYRQSLPGVYTEMGFDLNVSNTQLGFIATCYFFAYTAMQIPAGILVDKFGQKIIMIPGFILFMIAPVMIATASSINMIYFASVLAGIGCGTYYGSAYSLSSQNIPADKRGLSTAIINSGSALGMAVALIGSSLLVKAMGMKWQVMMFIAAALILVMVLVFAAIIKGGNPNKASANNATNTTADESAEEEKGSIIKRLFSLKMISIYFLYFGTCYGYYMIVTWLPKFLQSERGFEGVAIGFSASLVAIASIPGALLFSRISDKFRHKKVALIIGLEIAAAIMLFAIVKFDNYTALLVALVLYGLLGKLAVEPIIISFLADVAPKKGYGTTLGVFNCCGMASSVVAPPLTGAIIDATNSQLYGFYVAVAFLIIGAVSFALFNLKTKVQ, encoded by the coding sequence ATGAACACAGAAGGCTCCTTGAAGCAGACGACGGGCATGTCTTATTGGATGAAGCTCATTATTGTGCTTTGTCTTGGTTGGACAGTCATGTGGATTTATAGACAATCATTACCTGGTGTCTACACAGAAATGGGATTTGATTTAAATGTCTCCAATACACAATTAGGGTTCATCGCAACCTGCTATTTCTTTGCCTATACCGCTATGCAAATTCCTGCTGGGATACTGGTTGATAAGTTTGGTCAGAAAATCATCATGATCCCTGGCTTTATTTTATTTATGATTGCACCAGTGATGATTGCAACCGCTAGCTCTATTAACATGATCTATTTTGCAAGTGTTTTAGCGGGGATCGGTTGTGGTACTTATTACGGTTCAGCGTACTCTCTTTCTTCCCAAAATATTCCAGCTGACAAAAGAGGCTTATCAACTGCAATTATCAATAGTGGTTCTGCTCTTGGTATGGCAGTTGCTCTTATCGGCTCAAGCCTTTTAGTAAAAGCCATGGGCATGAAATGGCAAGTAATGATGTTTATTGCTGCAGCACTTATTTTAGTTATGGTGCTTGTTTTCGCTGCAATCATCAAAGGTGGTAACCCAAATAAAGCCTCTGCAAATAATGCAACTAACACAACTGCTGATGAAAGTGCTGAAGAAGAAAAAGGATCAATTATCAAAAGATTATTTTCTTTAAAAATGATCTCTATTTACTTCCTCTATTTTGGAACATGTTATGGCTATTACATGATTGTAACTTGGCTTCCAAAATTCTTACAATCAGAAAGAGGATTCGAAGGGGTTGCTATCGGGTTTTCTGCTTCTTTAGTTGCCATCGCCTCTATTCCTGGTGCCTTACTATTCAGCCGGATTTCAGATAAATTCCGTCATAAGAAAGTAGCTCTCATTATTGGACTTGAAATCGCAGCAGCCATTATGTTGTTTGCCATTGTTAAGTTTGACAACTACACTGCATTATTAGTTGCTTTAGTACTTTATGGATTATTAGGGAAATTAGCAGTTGAACCTATTATCATTTCATTTCTAGCAGACGTTGCGCCTAAAAAGGGCTACGGCACTACATTAGGTGTATTTAACTGTTGTGGTATGGCTTCATCAGTTGTTGCCCCTCCACTAACCGGTGCTATTATTGATGCAACAAATAGTCAGCTATACGGATTCTATGTTGCTGTTGCCTTTTTAATCATTGGCGCAGTGTCATTTGCATTATTTAATTTAAAAACTAAAGTTCAGTAA
- the allC gene encoding allantoate deiminase: MINFTERYSDFSKWLSAIGSDPTGGMTRLLYTDEWLAAQNGLKEKFQKAGFEAKFDEVGNLFGRVEGSKYPNETILSGSHIDTVVNGGNLDGQYGIEAAFLAIQYLKEKHGQPLRSMEVVSLAEEEGSRFPYVFWGSKNIVGIAKNADVMNIQDKKETKFVDAMRKAGFDFRDEKKPMRDDIKAFIEIHIEQGNVLEMEKKQIGVVNAIVGQRRYNIILKGQANHAGTTPMGYRKDTVYGFSKICYESINKAKAVGDPLVLTFGRVEPKPNTVNVVPGYTLFTMDCRHTDKAALVAFTTEIEEDMKRIAKELGLEIEIDRWMDEDPIPMDKKLVETFEAICKRDNYNYRVMHSGAGHDSQIFAPKVPTAMLFVPSIKGISHNPAEATKLEDLAEGIKVFAEAFYELAYKD; encoded by the coding sequence ATGATTAATTTTACTGAACGTTACTCAGATTTTTCTAAATGGTTATCAGCAATCGGTTCAGACCCGACAGGTGGAATGACCCGTCTCCTTTACACAGATGAATGGCTTGCCGCTCAAAATGGATTAAAAGAGAAGTTCCAAAAAGCAGGATTTGAGGCAAAGTTTGATGAGGTAGGCAATCTATTTGGGCGTGTTGAAGGTAGTAAATACCCTAATGAGACTATCCTCTCAGGCTCGCATATCGACACTGTTGTAAATGGTGGAAACTTAGATGGTCAATACGGTATTGAAGCTGCTTTTTTGGCAATACAATACTTAAAAGAGAAACATGGTCAACCTCTGCGCTCAATGGAAGTTGTTTCATTAGCGGAGGAAGAAGGCAGCCGCTTCCCATACGTATTCTGGGGTAGTAAGAATATCGTAGGCATTGCTAAAAATGCTGACGTAATGAATATTCAAGACAAAAAAGAAACTAAGTTTGTTGACGCGATGAGAAAAGCGGGGTTTGATTTCCGCGATGAAAAGAAACCAATGCGCGATGATATTAAAGCCTTTATAGAAATCCATATTGAGCAAGGTAATGTCCTTGAGATGGAGAAAAAACAAATTGGTGTTGTAAACGCAATTGTAGGTCAACGTCGTTATAATATTATTCTAAAAGGCCAAGCAAACCATGCGGGTACAACCCCTATGGGTTATCGTAAAGATACTGTTTATGGCTTTAGTAAAATCTGCTACGAATCTATCAATAAAGCGAAAGCTGTAGGTGATCCTCTTGTTTTAACTTTTGGTCGTGTTGAACCTAAGCCTAATACCGTAAACGTAGTACCTGGTTATACATTATTTACAATGGATTGCCGTCATACTGATAAAGCTGCATTAGTTGCCTTTACCACAGAAATTGAAGAGGACATGAAGCGTATTGCTAAAGAATTAGGCTTAGAAATTGAAATTGATCGTTGGATGGATGAAGATCCTATTCCTATGGATAAAAAATTAGTTGAAACTTTCGAAGCTATCTGCAAGCGAGATAATTACAATTATCGTGTAATGCATAGTGGTGCAGGCCATGACTCCCAAATTTTTGCGCCCAAAGTTCCAACTGCTATGCTCTTTGTTCCTAGTATTAAAGGTATTAGCCACAATCCAGCAGAAGCAACAAAGCTTGAGGATCTAGCAGAAGGTATTAAAGTGTTTGCAGAAGCATTTTATGAGCTAGCATATAAGGACTAA
- the hflD gene encoding high frequency lysogenization protein HflD produces MNRQQEQLVALGAIFTAAIQADKIARTGQYDEGPTECLLKSLLVTNPQTTLDVYCGDDYELLDGYRFLCKFLERNAGISREILRYGLSIILLERKLTANNSMLQTIASNLEQVSSKVEHFGLFHDNVFSACGGLYEQTISTFNHRIQVVGDMAYLQQPHIAAQIRTLLLTGIRSAMLWNQLGGRRWHLLLKRKKLLNDLLGRIHSE; encoded by the coding sequence ATGAATAGACAACAAGAACAACTCGTTGCATTAGGTGCAATTTTCACAGCAGCTATTCAAGCTGATAAGATAGCCAGAACGGGGCAATATGATGAAGGTCCGACAGAATGCCTTCTCAAAAGTCTACTAGTCACAAACCCACAAACCACCCTAGACGTTTATTGCGGTGATGACTATGAGCTACTTGATGGTTATCGTTTTCTTTGTAAATTTTTAGAACGCAACGCAGGGATTTCTCGAGAAATACTGCGTTATGGATTATCAATAATTTTGTTGGAGCGTAAACTAACAGCCAATAACAGCATGTTGCAAACAATTGCTTCAAATTTAGAACAAGTTTCTAGCAAGGTAGAACATTTTGGTCTTTTTCATGACAATGTCTTTTCAGCTTGTGGCGGACTCTACGAACAAACGATCAGTACATTTAACCATCGAATTCAAGTCGTCGGTGATATGGCCTACCTCCAACAACCACATATTGCAGCGCAAATTCGCACCCTACTTTTGACAGGGATACGATCAGCAATGCTATGGAACCAATTGGGCGGTAGACGTTGGCATTTACTATTAAAAAGAAAAAAACTCCTCAACGATTTACTTGGACGTATTCACTCTGAATAA
- the norR gene encoding nitric oxide reductase transcriptional regulator NorR encodes MTSLPWFNSISSLVDDLALELSPVERYRRLLLGIRKLIPCDAVALLRLESDYLVPLAVNGLSKDTLGRRFLIDDHPRFKVLLDSPNPMRFPANSALSDPYDGLIEGVTSLQLEVHDCMGCALFYHGKLWGLLTLDALMQDSFNHVDFDLLQLIASLTVATVNVGERIEQLRGQARLAQEQAESYRLAITHQTAREWLGQSEPMLNLQKEIELVSQSDLTVLIMGETGVGKELVAQSIHRLSQRAKKPIVAVNCAALPENLIESELFGHVKGAFSGAVSDRMGKFEQANNGTLFLDEVGELPLIAQAKLLRVLQSGQLQRLGAEKEIHVDVRILAATNRDLANEVKQGRFRADLYHRLSVYPMLIPPLRERGHDILLLAGYFLEQNRARLGLRALRLDPLAQSALLNYTWPGNVRELEHVIARAALKVFGHSGADKQSIVSMSAIDMQLTESNIEDTQNSIDKVPLALKGQDLRTIQDDFLRHYISERLDAHQNNLSATARELGVNRANLARLLKRLNMRS; translated from the coding sequence ATGACTTCATTACCGTGGTTTAATAGTATTTCCTCGCTTGTTGATGATTTAGCGCTTGAATTATCTCCAGTTGAACGTTATCGACGCTTATTATTGGGTATTCGTAAACTTATTCCTTGCGATGCCGTCGCTTTATTAAGGTTAGAGAGTGATTATCTTGTCCCTTTAGCTGTCAATGGTTTAAGTAAGGATACATTGGGCCGGCGTTTTTTAATTGACGATCATCCACGGTTTAAAGTGTTATTAGATAGTCCTAATCCAATGCGTTTTCCTGCTAATAGTGCTTTGTCTGATCCTTATGATGGTCTTATTGAAGGAGTGACAAGTCTGCAGTTAGAAGTGCATGACTGCATGGGGTGCGCACTGTTCTATCATGGCAAGCTATGGGGACTTTTGACACTGGATGCTTTGATGCAAGATAGTTTTAATCATGTTGATTTTGATCTATTACAATTAATAGCGAGCCTAACTGTTGCGACTGTCAATGTAGGGGAGCGAATAGAGCAATTAAGAGGACAAGCTCGGTTAGCACAAGAGCAGGCAGAGTCCTATCGTTTAGCGATTACTCATCAGACAGCTCGTGAATGGTTAGGGCAAAGCGAACCCATGTTAAATTTACAAAAAGAGATAGAGCTTGTCTCACAAAGTGATTTGACTGTCTTAATTATGGGAGAAACCGGGGTTGGTAAAGAGTTGGTGGCACAGTCAATTCACCGATTATCACAGAGAGCAAAAAAGCCTATCGTGGCTGTCAACTGTGCCGCTCTTCCTGAGAATCTTATCGAAAGCGAGTTGTTTGGGCATGTTAAAGGTGCCTTTTCTGGTGCTGTTAGCGATCGCATGGGAAAGTTTGAGCAGGCGAATAACGGAACACTTTTTCTTGATGAAGTGGGGGAGTTACCTCTGATTGCTCAGGCAAAATTACTCCGAGTACTACAGAGTGGACAGTTACAGCGTTTAGGTGCCGAAAAAGAAATACATGTTGATGTACGTATTCTTGCTGCAACTAACCGTGATTTAGCTAATGAGGTAAAGCAAGGGCGTTTTCGGGCGGATTTATACCATCGCTTGAGTGTGTATCCTATGCTTATTCCTCCTTTACGTGAACGTGGCCATGATATTTTACTATTGGCAGGCTATTTCTTAGAGCAAAATAGAGCAAGATTAGGACTTAGAGCCTTAAGGTTAGATCCTTTGGCTCAATCAGCCTTATTAAATTATACTTGGCCTGGAAATGTGCGGGAGCTTGAGCATGTTATTGCTCGTGCTGCACTAAAAGTTTTTGGTCATTCTGGTGCTGATAAACAGTCTATTGTTTCTATGAGTGCAATAGACATGCAGTTAACAGAGAGTAATATAGAGGATACGCAAAACAGCATTGATAAAGTGCCTTTGGCATTGAAAGGGCAGGATTTAAGAACGATACAAGATGATTTTTTACGCCATTACATTAGTGAGCGATTAGACGCTCACCAAAATAATCTCTCAGCGACAGCACGTGAGTTAGGTGTGAATCGGGCAAATTTAGCGAGGTTATTAAAACGTTTAAATATGCGCTCATAA
- the hmpA gene encoding NO-inducible flavohemoprotein: MLTDTQRAIIKQTVPLLETGGETLAKHFYNIMLNEYTDVRPLFNKTNQVTGDQPRALANSVLMYAKHIDDIDALNELVSRVTNKHAALQVLPEHYDIVGTCLLRAIREVLGAEIATDEVIAAWHAAYNQLADILKSIEENLYQSQEDAEGGWRGERLFKVIKKVPESTEITSFYLAPKDGKAIIKHKPGQYLGLRFILLEGEQRRNYSISDAPNGKYYRISVKREHNGVISNHLHNSVQVDDIVRVFPPFGDFTLQESNKPLVFISGGVGATPLLAMLQTVLQDNNQRPIYFIHAARNAEVDGFSHWLKEQQKQHQNLHCYFCYDEDAQHMADIEGRINKELLSQWIPQNRDVDAYFLGPKAFMIEINKLLKEIGIPKQQTHFEFFGPASELA, translated from the coding sequence ATGTTAACTGATACACAACGCGCCATTATTAAACAAACGGTTCCTCTACTTGAAACAGGTGGTGAAACATTGGCCAAGCATTTTTACAATATCATGCTAAACGAATATACCGACGTTAGACCCTTATTTAACAAAACTAATCAAGTAACAGGCGACCAACCCCGTGCATTAGCTAATAGTGTTTTAATGTATGCAAAGCATATTGATGATATTGACGCACTAAATGAACTCGTTTCAAGAGTAACCAACAAACATGCTGCTCTACAAGTCTTACCTGAGCATTATGACATTGTAGGTACTTGTCTTTTACGTGCGATACGTGAAGTGCTAGGTGCAGAAATAGCTACTGACGAAGTTATTGCGGCATGGCATGCTGCTTATAACCAGTTAGCCGATATTTTAAAGTCTATTGAAGAAAATCTATACCAATCACAAGAAGATGCTGAGGGTGGCTGGCGTGGAGAAAGACTTTTCAAAGTCATTAAAAAGGTTCCTGAAAGCACCGAAATCACCTCCTTTTACTTAGCACCTAAAGATGGTAAAGCCATTATAAAACATAAACCAGGGCAGTACTTAGGTTTACGCTTTATACTCTTAGAGGGAGAGCAACGTCGCAATTACTCAATATCTGATGCCCCTAATGGTAAATATTATCGAATCAGTGTAAAACGTGAACACAATGGCGTTATTTCTAACCACCTACACAATAGTGTGCAAGTAGATGATATTGTAAGGGTTTTTCCACCCTTTGGAGACTTTACATTACAAGAAAGCAATAAACCTCTAGTATTTATTTCTGGTGGTGTTGGTGCAACACCGCTCTTAGCTATGCTGCAGACAGTTTTACAAGATAATAATCAAAGACCTATTTATTTTATTCATGCAGCCAGAAATGCTGAAGTAGACGGTTTCAGTCATTGGCTAAAAGAGCAACAAAAGCAACATCAAAACCTTCATTGCTACTTTTGTTATGATGAAGATGCTCAGCATATGGCAGACATAGAAGGTAGAATCAACAAAGAATTACTCAGCCAATGGATACCTCAAAATCGAGATGTTGATGCTTACTTTTTAGGCCCTAAAGCATTCATGATCGAAATAAACAAACTATTAAAAGAAATAGGAATACCAAAACAACAAACACATTTTGAGTTTTTTGGCCCTGCCAGTGAGCTAGCATAA
- the icd gene encoding NADP-dependent isocitrate dehydrogenase, producing the protein MTKIKVPTSGKKITVNQDFSLNVPDNPIIPFIEGDGIGVDISPVMIKVVDAAVKKAYTGKRKIEWMEVYAGEKATQVYDKDTWLPEETLAAVRDYVVSIKGPLTTPVGGGIRSLNVALRQQLDLYVCLRPVRWFKGVPSPVKEPGLVDMVIFRENSEDIYAGVEWKADSPEAKKVIEFLTKEMGVKKIRFTDHCGIGIKPVSEEGTKRLVRKSLQYVIDNDRNSLTIVHKGNIMKFTEGAFKDWAYEVAKEEFGAQLLDGGPWMQFKNPKTGKMIVVKDVIADAMLQQILLRPAEYDVIATLNLNGDYLSDALAAQVGGIGIAPGANLSDSVAMFEATHGTAPKYAGQDKVNPGSIILSAEMMLRHMGWTEAADLVIKGIDGAIAAKTVTYDFERLMEGAKLLSSSQFGDAIVANM; encoded by the coding sequence ATGACTAAAATTAAAGTTCCTACAAGTGGTAAGAAAATTACAGTAAACCAAGATTTTTCTCTCAATGTTCCTGATAATCCGATTATTCCATTTATTGAAGGTGATGGTATTGGTGTCGACATCAGCCCTGTTATGATTAAAGTAGTAGATGCCGCAGTAAAAAAAGCTTATACAGGTAAACGTAAAATTGAGTGGATGGAAGTTTATGCAGGTGAAAAGGCTACGCAAGTTTATGATAAAGACACTTGGTTGCCCGAAGAAACCTTAGCCGCTGTGCGTGATTATGTTGTTTCTATTAAAGGCCCATTAACAACGCCAGTGGGTGGTGGCATTCGCTCATTAAACGTTGCATTACGTCAACAGTTAGATTTATATGTTTGCTTACGCCCTGTTCGTTGGTTTAAAGGTGTTCCTAGTCCTGTGAAAGAACCAGGTTTAGTTGATATGGTTATCTTCCGTGAGAACTCAGAAGATATTTATGCAGGTGTTGAATGGAAAGCAGATTCTCCAGAGGCAAAGAAAGTAATCGAATTTTTAACCAAAGAAATGGGTGTTAAGAAGATTCGTTTCACAGATCATTGTGGTATCGGCATTAAACCTGTTTCAGAGGAAGGTACAAAGCGTTTAGTGCGTAAATCACTACAATATGTGATTGATAATGATCGCAACTCACTCACGATTGTTCATAAAGGAAACATCATGAAATTCACCGAAGGTGCTTTCAAAGATTGGGCTTATGAAGTGGCTAAAGAAGAGTTTGGTGCCCAGTTGTTGGATGGTGGTCCATGGATGCAATTTAAGAATCCTAAAACAGGTAAGATGATTGTTGTAAAAGATGTGATTGCAGATGCAATGTTACAACAAATATTATTACGACCCGCTGAGTATGATGTGATAGCAACATTAAACTTAAATGGTGACTACTTATCAGATGCTTTAGCGGCTCAAGTGGGTGGTATTGGTATTGCGCCTGGAGCTAATCTTTCTGATTCTGTTGCTATGTTTGAAGCAACGCACGGTACAGCACCTAAGTATGCAGGACAAGATAAAGTTAATCCTGGTTCTATTATCCTTTCAGCTGAAATGATGCTACGTCATATGGGTTGGACAGAAGCTGCTGATTTAGTGATCAAAGGAATTGATGGAGCCATTGCTGCTAAGACAGTAACTTACGACTTTGAGCGTTTGATGGAAGGAGCTAAGTTACTTTCTAGTTCACAATTTGGTGATGCTATAGTTGCGAATATGTAA
- the mnmA gene encoding tRNA 2-thiouridine(34) synthase MnmA produces the protein MFNPSGTKVIVGMSGGVDSSASALLLQQQGFQVEGLFMKNWEEDDGTEYCTAKEDLADAQAVCDKLGIKLHTANFAAEYWDNVFEHFLEEYKAGRTPNPDILCNREIKFKAFLDYALMLGADLIATGHYVRRRDVNGQTLLLKGLDVNKDQSYFLHAVAGEQLAKSLFPVGEMEKPAVRALAEQYDLITAKKKDSTGICFIGERRFSDFLKQYLPAQPGAIETLMGEVIGKHNGLMYHTIGQRQGLGIGGLKNATDDPWYVMSKDLKRNVLIVGQGNDNPCLLANALTCKEIYWVNPLNLSAPLKLKAKVRYRQADQDCLLEKTDNGYHISFNEPQRAVTPGQSVVLYDGEICLGGGVIESVKPDPLMLIKESRIHE, from the coding sequence ATGTTTAATCCAAGTGGTACTAAAGTAATTGTTGGCATGTCTGGTGGCGTAGATTCATCGGCCTCAGCTCTTCTTCTACAGCAACAGGGCTTTCAAGTAGAAGGCCTATTTATGAAAAACTGGGAGGAAGATGACGGTACAGAATACTGTACAGCTAAAGAGGATCTAGCCGATGCTCAAGCAGTCTGTGATAAGTTAGGTATAAAACTTCATACCGCTAATTTTGCAGCAGAATATTGGGATAATGTTTTTGAGCACTTTTTAGAGGAATATAAAGCTGGTCGAACACCTAATCCTGATATTTTATGTAATCGTGAAATCAAATTTAAAGCTTTTTTAGATTATGCCCTCATGCTAGGCGCTGATTTAATTGCTACTGGCCATTATGTGCGTCGCCGTGATGTGAATGGCCAAACATTGCTACTTAAAGGGCTAGACGTTAACAAAGACCAAAGCTATTTTCTCCATGCAGTAGCAGGTGAACAATTGGCCAAAAGCTTATTTCCTGTGGGAGAAATGGAAAAACCTGCTGTCCGAGCATTAGCAGAACAATATGATCTCATAACTGCCAAAAAAAAAGACTCCACGGGCATTTGCTTTATTGGTGAACGCCGCTTCAGTGATTTTTTAAAACAATACTTGCCTGCACAACCCGGTGCTATTGAAACACTAATGGGCGAAGTCATTGGCAAGCATAATGGCCTTATGTATCACACTATTGGTCAACGTCAAGGCTTAGGAATCGGCGGGTTAAAAAATGCAACGGACGATCCCTGGTATGTTATGAGCAAAGATTTAAAGCGTAATGTTCTTATTGTTGGTCAAGGGAACGATAATCCTTGTTTACTCGCCAACGCTTTAACGTGTAAAGAAATTTACTGGGTTAATCCATTAAATCTCTCAGCACCTTTAAAATTAAAAGCTAAAGTTAGGTACCGTCAAGCAGATCAAGACTGCCTACTTGAAAAAACAGACAATGGCTACCATATTAGTTTTAATGAACCTCAACGTGCCGTTACACCAGGTCAATCCGTGGTACTTTATGATGGAGAAATTTGTCTAGGCGGTGGCGTTATTGAATCTGTAAAACCCGATCCGCTTATGCTCATTAAAGAGTCACGTATACATGAATAG
- a CDS encoding NADPH-dependent FMN reductase, which yields MMTTYKVSVLVGSLRKASYNRKLAELMVKIAPITLSLEIIEIGDLPLYNEDLDENPPTSYTSFREKIRASDAILIVSPEYNRSVPAVLKNALDVGSRPYGKSVWNEKPTAVITASTGSIGGFGANHHIRQSLSFLNMPCMQQPEAYLGHIDDAFDNLGNLNERTHTFVKNIIEAYDKWVRRLLDIPV from the coding sequence ATGATGACAACTTATAAAGTTTCTGTTCTCGTGGGTAGCTTACGCAAGGCTTCATACAATAGAAAGCTAGCTGAACTCATGGTAAAAATAGCACCCATAACACTCTCATTAGAGATAATTGAAATAGGTGACTTACCGCTATACAACGAAGATCTTGATGAAAATCCTCCGACAAGCTACACAAGCTTTCGTGAAAAAATCAGAGCTTCGGATGCTATTTTAATTGTGAGCCCTGAATATAATCGCTCAGTACCTGCCGTTCTAAAAAATGCATTAGATGTCGGCTCTCGCCCTTATGGCAAGAGTGTTTGGAATGAAAAACCAACCGCTGTCATTACAGCATCAACAGGCTCAATTGGTGGATTTGGTGCTAATCATCATATTCGTCAATCATTATCTTTCTTAAATATGCCTTGCATGCAACAGCCTGAAGCCTACCTTGGTCATATAGATGATGCATTCGACAATCTAGGAAATTTAAATGAGCGTACTCACACTTTTGTCAAAAACATTATTGAAGCTTACGATAAATGGGTCAGACGATTACTCGATATTCCCGTTTAA
- a CDS encoding histidinol-phosphatase, with protein MKLALFDLDNTLLAGDSDHAWGDWLCKWGILNKTTYKAKNDEFYQQYLEGNLNIEDYLNFSLSILGQASMKQLNEWHQQFMKDTIEPMILKKGEALLEQHRKEGHRIIIITATNSFIVGPIAKRLGVKDLIATECEMKDGRYTGKIAGTPSFQEGKVTRLNSWLKQHDIGLEGSYFYSDSINDLPLLSIVENPTAVDPDEKLKEHAKQQGWPIISLRS; from the coding sequence ATGAAACTAGCATTATTTGATCTTGATAATACACTCCTCGCTGGTGACAGTGATCATGCTTGGGGCGATTGGCTCTGCAAATGGGGTATCTTAAATAAAACAACCTACAAAGCAAAAAATGATGAATTTTACCAACAGTATCTAGAAGGCAATCTTAATATAGAAGACTATCTAAACTTTAGTTTATCGATATTAGGTCAAGCTTCGATGAAGCAACTTAATGAATGGCATCAACAATTTATGAAAGATACCATTGAGCCAATGATTCTAAAAAAAGGTGAAGCCTTATTAGAGCAGCACCGTAAAGAAGGACATCGGATCATTATTATTACAGCCACTAATAGCTTTATTGTTGGCCCTATAGCAAAACGACTAGGGGTGAAAGATTTGATTGCTACTGAGTGTGAAATGAAAGATGGACGATACACAGGCAAGATAGCAGGAACTCCTTCATTTCAAGAAGGGAAAGTAACGCGTCTTAATAGCTGGCTTAAACAGCACGATATCGGATTAGAAGGTAGTTATTTTTACAGTGACTCAATTAATGATTTACCTTTACTGTCTATTGTTGAAAATCCTACAGCAGTGGACCCTGATGAAAAACTTAAAGAACATGCAAAACAACAAGGTTGGCCAATTATTTCTTTACGGAGTTAA